Below is a window of Lacrimispora xylanolytica DNA.
TAACGCATCGCCGCTGCGCCATCCCCTTCAATGGAACCAAAGTTTCCATGTCCATTGACCAAAGGCATCCCTTTTTTAAATATCTGGGACATCACTACCAGAGTCTCATAAATGGAGCTGTCACCATGGGGATGGTATTTACCCATGGTATCACCTACGATACGCGCCGATTTTCTGTGTGGCTTATCGTGGTTTAGACGCAACTCGCTCATATCATATAAAACACGCCGTTGTACCGGCTTTAATCCATCTCTTGCATCCGGGATTGCTCTGGCTGTGATTACACTCATGGAGTAATTCATGTAGCTTTTCTGCATTTCCTCGGAATACTCTGTTCTAATTATCTTTTCTGCCATGTTTCCTCTCTTTTCGTCCATCATTTCAGGACATCTAGGTATCCCTGATAGGGACCTCCAACTATTTATGCATCAATCTCCGCTTCATCCGCATGCTCATAAATAAACTGCCGTCTTGGAGCTACTTCGCTTCCCATAAGCATTTCTGTGATTTCAGAAGCCATACGGGCATCCTCAATTTCCACCAGTTTAAGCACACGCCGCTCCGGGTCAAGTGTTGTTTCCCAAAGCTGTTCTGCATCCATTTCTCCAAGACCTTTATAACGCTGGAGTGTAAAATCACCGGAATGGTTCCTGCGGTAACGCTCCAGCTCTTTCTCATCATAGAGATACTGTTCCGCACCACGCTTTGGAATAACTTTAAACAAAGGAGGCATAGCGATATATACATGTCCATCATAAATAAGTTCCGGCATAAACCGGTATAAAAAGGTCAAAAGGAGGGTATCAATATGACTTCCATCCACATCGGCATCGGTCATCAGAATGATTTTATCATAACGCAGCTTTGTAATATCAAAATCATTGCCATAGCCTTCAGAAAAGCCACACCCAAAGGTATTGATCATTGTCTTAATTTCTGCATTGGCTAAAACCTTGTCAATAGAAGCCTTTTCCACATTTAAAATTTTACCTCGGATAGGTAAAATGGCTTGATACTGACGATTACGGGCTGTTTTCGCAGAACCACCCGCAGAATCTCCCTCTACGATGAAGATTTCGCACTTTTCGGCATCTCTGCTCTCACAGTTTGCAAGCTTTCCATTGCTGTCAAAGGAAAACTTGGATTTGGACAGCATGTTGGTCTTTGCCTTTTCCTCGGCTTTTCGTATCTTAGCAGACTTTTCCGCACAGCTTATGACTGCCTTTAAAACTTCCAGGTTACGGTCAAAATAACGTTCCAGCTCATCTCCCGCCACAGTAAATACAGCTTTTGTGGCATCCGCGCTGGCAAGTTTAGTCTTTGTCTGTCCTTCAAAAATGGGGTCTGGATGCTTTACTGCAACCACGGCCGTCAGACCATTTCTCGTATCTGCTCCCGTAAAGTTGGTATCCTTTTCTTTTAAGATTCCAAGCTCTCTCGCATAGCTGTTAATCATCTGGGTAAAACGAGTCTTAAAGCCAGCTAAATGGGTGCCGCCTTCCTGAGTGAAAATATTATTACAAAATCCAAGAATATTCTCCTCAAAGGTATCCACGAACTGAATGGCTGCTTCCACTTCAACTTTATCAACGACCCCTTTAAAATAGATAGGGTCGTGCATCTTTTCTTTCCCTGCATTTAATTCTTTTACATAGGCAACGATTCCTTCCGGTTCATGGTAAATCACCGTTTCCTCTTCGCCCTGTCTTTTATTCATATAAGTAATTCTCAGGTTTGGATTTAAATAGGCTGTTTCATGGAGACGGCTTCTCAGCCAATCTGCCTTAAAACGTATCTTTTCAAAAATCTCCACATCCGGAAGAAAGTTAATCTCAGTACCTGTCTCTTTTGTCTTTCCCAACGTAGGAAGCAGGCCATCCATCAGTTCTACCGTTGGTATGCCCCGCTCATATGCGTCGTAATGAATCAGACCGTTCTTATATATTTTAATTTTCATGTGGGCAGACAGCGCATTGACGACTGAGGAACCTACTCCATGAAGACCGCCGCTGGTT
It encodes the following:
- a CDS encoding DNA gyrase/topoisomerase IV subunit B, producing MAKTQYNADSITVLEGLEAVRKRPGMYIGSVGTKGLNHLIYEIVDNAVDEHLAGYCDQIWVTLESDGSCTVKDSGRGIPVEMHKKGVSAERVVLSTLHAGGKFDNDAYKTSGGLHGVGSSVVNALSAHMKIKIYKNGLIHYDAYERGIPTVELMDGLLPTLGKTKETGTEINFLPDVEIFEKIRFKADWLRSRLHETAYLNPNLRITYMNKRQGEEETVIYHEPEGIVAYVKELNAGKEKMHDPIYFKGVVDKVEVEAAIQFVDTFEENILGFCNNIFTQEGGTHLAGFKTRFTQMINSYARELGILKEKDTNFTGADTRNGLTAVVAVKHPDPIFEGQTKTKLASADATKAVFTVAGDELERYFDRNLEVLKAVISCAEKSAKIRKAEEKAKTNMLSKSKFSFDSNGKLANCESRDAEKCEIFIVEGDSAGGSAKTARNRQYQAILPIRGKILNVEKASIDKVLANAEIKTMINTFGCGFSEGYGNDFDITKLRYDKIILMTDADVDGSHIDTLLLTFLYRFMPELIYDGHVYIAMPPLFKVIPKRGAEQYLYDEKELERYRRNHSGDFTLQRYKGLGEMDAEQLWETTLDPERRVLKLVEIEDARMASEITEMLMGSEVAPRRQFIYEHADEAEIDA